Within the Vagococcus carniphilus genome, the region TGGTAAATCATGGAATTAGAAAAAAAAGAAATTATTGAAAATGCAGTAACCCAAATATTAGAAGCAATTGGAGAGAATCCAAATAGAGAAGGGCTAAAAAACACACCAAAACGAGTGGCCAAAATGTATGCAGAGATTTTTAGTTCTTTAGAAGGGCCAGAGTTCGATGATTATGCCTTATTTGATAGTCGTAATGATGAAGATATGGTATTAGTTAAAGATATCCAGTTTTATTCAATGTGTGAACATCATCTATTGCCATTTTTTGGTAAAGCACATGTTGCTTATATTCCTGATGGTAATAAAGTCTTAGGTCTAAGTAAGTTACCACGATTAGTGGAATACTGTGCTAAACGTCCAAGTGTTCAAGAAGA harbors:
- the folE gene encoding GTP cyclohydrolase I FolE, coding for MELEKKEIIENAVTQILEAIGENPNREGLKNTPKRVAKMYAEIFSSLEGPEFDDYALFDSRNDEDMVLVKDIQFYSMCEHHLLPFFGKAHVAYIPDGNKVLGLSKLPRLVEYCAKRPSVQEDLTIMIAEQLIKHVPVKGVAVSIEAEHMCMTMRGVKTPHSSTKTFHYTGIFKEDREWKNDFLKAIN